One segment of Mastomys coucha isolate ucsf_1 unplaced genomic scaffold, UCSF_Mcou_1 pScaffold23, whole genome shotgun sequence DNA contains the following:
- the LOC116072160 gene encoding olfactory receptor 8B8-like isoform X2: MALANGSFVTEFILLGLTDQPDLQIPLFLIFLIMYLITAFGNLTLIILIVLNSHLHTPMYFFLLNLSFIDLCYSSLITPKMLMNFILEKNIISYMGCMTQFYFFGFFAISECYVLTAMAYDRYVAICNPLLYSVAMSPKICSYLISGSYFMGFSGAIIHTGCVTRLTFCDANTINHYFCDLLPLLQLSCTSTYVNEIELFIVTGKDIIIPTVIIFASYGFILSSILKIRSTSGRSKAFSTCSSHIIAVSMFFGSSAFMYLKPSSAVSMNEAKFSSIFYSIVVPMMNPLIYSLRNKDVKVALKKTLSRMF, encoded by the coding sequence ATGGCTCTGGCAAATGGCTCTTTTGTAACTGAATTCATTCTCTTGGGCTTGACGGACCAGCCTGACCTCCAAATACCCCTGTTCCTAATTTTTCTAATAATGTATTTGATAACAGCATTTGGAAATTTAACTTTGATAATTTTAATTGTGTTGAATTCTCACcttcacacacccatgtactttttcctctTAAACTTATCCTTCATAGATCTTTGTTATTCTTCTTTGATCACACCCAAAATGCTGATGAACTTTATACTAGAGAAGAACATAATTTCTTACATGGGGTGCATGACTCAGTTCTACTTCTTTGGCTTTTTTGCAATTTCTGAGTGTTATGTGCTGACAGCAATGGCCTATGATCGCTATGTGGCCATTTGCAATCCACTCTTATATAGTGTTGCCATGTCTCCAAAGATTTGTTCATATCTTATTTCCGGTTCATATTTCATGGGATTTTCAGGTGCCATCATCCACACAGGTTGTGTAACAAGACTGACTTTCTGTGATGCAAACACCATCAACCATTACTTTTGTGATCTCCTCCCTTTGCTGCAACTCTCCTGCACCAGCACCTATGTCAATGAGATAGAGTTGTTTATTGTAACAGGAAAAGACATCATCATTCCCACTGTGATCATCTTTGCCTCTTATGGCTtcatcctctccagcatcctcAAAATAAGGTCCACTTCAGGCAGGTCCAAAGCCTTCAGTACTTGCAGTTCACATATAATTGCTGTTTCTATGTTCTTTGGTTCAAGTGCGTTTATGTATCTCAAACCTTCTTCAGCTGTATCTATGAATGAGGCAAAGTTCTCTTCCATATTTTACAGCATTGTGGTTCCCATGATGAACCCTCTAATCTACAGCTTGAGGAATAAAGATGTCAAAGTTGCCTTGAAAAAAACCCTAAGCAGAATGTTTTAA
- the LOC116072160 gene encoding olfactory receptor 145-like isoform X1, whose product MSQKRMALANGSFVTEFILLGLTDQPDLQIPLFLIFLIMYLITAFGNLTLIILIVLNSHLHTPMYFFLLNLSFIDLCYSSLITPKMLMNFILEKNIISYMGCMTQFYFFGFFAISECYVLTAMAYDRYVAICNPLLYSVAMSPKICSYLISGSYFMGFSGAIIHTGCVTRLTFCDANTINHYFCDLLPLLQLSCTSTYVNEIELFIVTGKDIIIPTVIIFASYGFILSSILKIRSTSGRSKAFSTCSSHIIAVSMFFGSSAFMYLKPSSAVSMNEAKFSSIFYSIVVPMMNPLIYSLRNKDVKVALKKTLSRMF is encoded by the exons ATGAGTCAGAA AAGAATGGCTCTGGCAAATGGCTCTTTTGTAACTGAATTCATTCTCTTGGGCTTGACGGACCAGCCTGACCTCCAAATACCCCTGTTCCTAATTTTTCTAATAATGTATTTGATAACAGCATTTGGAAATTTAACTTTGATAATTTTAATTGTGTTGAATTCTCACcttcacacacccatgtactttttcctctTAAACTTATCCTTCATAGATCTTTGTTATTCTTCTTTGATCACACCCAAAATGCTGATGAACTTTATACTAGAGAAGAACATAATTTCTTACATGGGGTGCATGACTCAGTTCTACTTCTTTGGCTTTTTTGCAATTTCTGAGTGTTATGTGCTGACAGCAATGGCCTATGATCGCTATGTGGCCATTTGCAATCCACTCTTATATAGTGTTGCCATGTCTCCAAAGATTTGTTCATATCTTATTTCCGGTTCATATTTCATGGGATTTTCAGGTGCCATCATCCACACAGGTTGTGTAACAAGACTGACTTTCTGTGATGCAAACACCATCAACCATTACTTTTGTGATCTCCTCCCTTTGCTGCAACTCTCCTGCACCAGCACCTATGTCAATGAGATAGAGTTGTTTATTGTAACAGGAAAAGACATCATCATTCCCACTGTGATCATCTTTGCCTCTTATGGCTtcatcctctccagcatcctcAAAATAAGGTCCACTTCAGGCAGGTCCAAAGCCTTCAGTACTTGCAGTTCACATATAATTGCTGTTTCTATGTTCTTTGGTTCAAGTGCGTTTATGTATCTCAAACCTTCTTCAGCTGTATCTATGAATGAGGCAAAGTTCTCTTCCATATTTTACAGCATTGTGGTTCCCATGATGAACCCTCTAATCTACAGCTTGAGGAATAAAGATGTCAAAGTTGCCTTGAAAAAAACCCTAAGCAGAATGTTTTAA